Within the Epinephelus lanceolatus isolate andai-2023 chromosome 22, ASM4190304v1, whole genome shotgun sequence genome, the region TCCGGCCCGTTGGGCTCCAGCCCCGGTCCCGGTCATGGCCCATAGTTTTGTGTGGTCCACTGCTACCACGACCGAAGGGGAGGAAGTGGTAGAAGAAGAGGCTGATGTGGGCTGCCGCACTTCGATGAgttcctgagcagagaattTGAGCAGCAGACTCTGGATGCAcccatgactgacagctgtttcAGACTGTtacaaacagaaagaaaacgTTTTTATGTGACACAGCCAAGCTCAGCATTACATATTTTAACTTGCTCCATATGCCACAAGTGTTTCCGTGCTTAGACACCACGACGAAGACTCACACTGAGTTCATTTGTGATGGCGAGGGAGTCTGTTGGCAGCGACAGACTCAGATCAGACAGATACGCCAGCAGCCTCTTCTCTAGCTCCGGGTCTGGTGGTTTTTCCGTCTCCTCCTGTGAGGGGAGCGGAGCTGACGGAGCCGGGCTGTCACTCCTGGCTGTGGAACCCTCCGTGCTGCTTCCACCGTCTGAGCGAGAGGAGAGAACAGAGTTAACACCCTCGTTTGGAAAAAGGTTTTTAAGCTTAAAAAATGAATTAGTGTCGTCAATGTTTTGCATAACTTAACAGTCAGACACTCTGCGTCGTTTTCAATCATTACACTTATACTTCACCCCCACAGTTACTATTTATATATCAATTATTCAGgcagtgttaccttgaattgCTGATGaagactttgtttttatttggatGTGAGGTTTTGCTCAGAGAAAGACGAGCCCAAAAACTACAGATAATGGAAGTATCGGTAAAAGGTCTCCCCTTTGAAAACAACTTAAATGAAGGGGAGATTCTCCGTCTAGCTGCATTTTTCCcaatatcgtagataagcaaattACAGGGTATATTATATGACGGTACACCTTGAAACCGGTATATCATGATAtcgatataatatcaatatattgtccAGCTCTACTCGATTAATAAAAGACACAACCACCAGTTTAATCGATACTTGAAATGATCAGTTTATGTACAGCCCTGTCGTTACACATTATAACTATCAAACATcaagaaaaataattaaactttTGAGGAATTcgccacaaaaacaaactgttatCTTATCTTGTTTTGTCTCAAACATGGTTTCCTTTGGAGCAGCGTTAGTAGCCACTTATATGATAAAACAATACTTGTGCTGCAGCCAATTAATCATTTAACTTCTTAACAAAAGGTTTAAAGTTTGACAgcaaaacatttgcagctaaGAGCAGATTTAAAGACACCACTGTGACTTCAGGAGACAACTGGCGATATCTTATAGACTCTATATTTGACTTATTAATTGGTTAAATACGCAATGGATTATTCAATAACAAACACAGTGGTTATTTGGTGCCCTGCTGGTACCCGCTCTCCGGTGTGAACGTACCCGCGGACAGTTGTGCGGGGTCCTTCCGCCGCCGCTGCAGCCTCTCCCGCAGTGAGTCCAGCTGCTTCTTGTGCGCCTGGATGTTGCTCCATGTGTCCGACATGACGAGCTCGGGTCACCGCCAACACAACACCGACACCGGGCACACTGTACACTGTTTAGACAACAGTTGAACACTGTCCGCCTTGTTTGGGAGCGAAAGATGTATGGTCCGTGACGTTAAAGCGTCCGACGGGCATCTTGAGTGAGAAACGTTCCGGCTGACTGGTGCTATAGTCAACGAAGAATCCTAATTGttatattatttaaaataagTATGGTAGTTTTATCACCCTGTGCTGAAAGATGAATTTTAGCGActcaattaaaaatgtatttgttcgTTTGTGAAGCGGTTCTCTGTCGGAGTCATTTAAAGTACGGACGAATCAAACTTCCGGCGTCCAGAAATTAAAAGCCTGTTTCCTCTGAGCTAAAACTACTTCTATCCGCGCTGTTTCCgtaaataaattatttctgCCATCATATTAACATTACAGCTTTATATTTAACACTCTTTTCGCAGCTTTGGTGCATTTTGCGTCACCGCCGCGGCTGCTTTTactccgctgctgctgctgtgagctAACTTAACGCAAAGATGGCGGAGGACGAGAAGAGTGGGGAGTCTGTGAAAGAGAAAGACGAGCTGCAAATTCTCAAGGTGTGTATTCCTAATTATATCACGCTAATATTTAAACCCACCAAGTGTGTGAGCCGTCATGTTTTGTAGACTTCTCATGAGGTCATGCTTTGCCTCTTAGTTTACTCGCGGGACATCTGAACGACTCGTTACTATAACAACTGACATGCTAACACACCTTTAGTTTCCAGCCTTTTAGCCCTTTAGCttaatttctgttgctgtgtcagATCTATGGAGTCAATGCTTTTTATTCTATGGGTAGAATACCTTCAAATAATTATAGTTACACCATTAAACCGTTAGATACATGACTCTGCATACATGCTGAGCTTGCATGTATCCACTTCTTGCTGAGTCACTACATTATCATTGATGCACCGTGTGCAGGTGCACGGTCTCACACCTTAATCTTCTTTATCAATAACCTTACACAGTTTTAGACACCATTAGCACAAATGCAGGTGCACATACTGACATGATTTGTACCCAAAGGCTGTATTTAGTTTGATAAATCTGTTCTGATCGGTTTAAAGTCTTGAAATCTTGCAGGGACATAATTTGGGCAAGTATCTAAACAGTATTAGTGTTGTGAAAATATAgatttctgaatatttgaacTGGTTTCGATGCTCAGTGTCTTATTTTTAATGTCtactacagtcattctgttgTTCTCAGCTGTTGAGTCAATAAAATACGTTGTCATGTTATATTTAACCTTTataaattttgtcaaaatttcCCTGTGGTATCGAAAACAGTATCacatatcaatatttttcaaggtgTTGCATATTTTTCATATCCAATTTCTTATGACTTCATAGATGCTGTGCTCCTTGCAGTTTCTGAAATGCAGCCAGTTACTTATCATACTATATTTAGCCTTTGGGCACATGGGGCTGAGCAGCAGTGCCAGGCGCCTTAAAGACTAAATATAGTATGTACGATAAGAAAAATTCATTATACAGCCACACAGTTCtgactgatttttaaaaattcctTCACCACTTTAACCAGTAATAGACTTGGTAAaaggacctgcacttgtatggtgcatttctagtcttccaaccattTAAAGCACTTTTACATACACGTCacactcacccattcacacacacattcatatactgGTGACTGAGGCAACTGTACaaagtgccacctgctactcagtatgagcattcacacgcactcacacaccaatggcaaCATTTGGGGCAGTTCAACATGCAGACTAGAGGAGCTGGATGACTTGCTCctcctcctgagccacagccactgTTGCGCTTCCATAAAGCTGGAGAAAATCATGACAACAGAGACTCTGACATCTTGATTTTTAGTTCCAATTGTGGGTCAAACACCTACAACACTGCATCCTACAATTCCCATCATGCAACGTAACAGGTTCTTTCACAAAGCCCCTCCGTCTATCATCCTTGTGATGACTAAATGTGGAAAATCTGAAACATTGCAAGTATCACAAGATTTTTAGAgtcagtttttacagtttttagttCTTAGTTTCTGATATTTATTTTGTCAGACATGCTTGTTCTCATTTTTATAATGGTTGGTGGGCTGTAAAAACACGATGGACAAAGATTTAAATACATCCCAAGACTTGGTTTTATCCTTGTCGCCCTGATAAAGCCTGATATGatgtattttgttgtgttaaaaacaaacaagatcaCAAAAAATGAACATATCACCATTGGTGCTTCTCGAATGGCACAAGAATGATTTAGCTGTGAGAAATGTGCCTTTGTTctatttttaaatctgtttaaaATTCATGAAGTTGTCTTTTTCTAACATctactcctcctccttctccatcACAGGAGCTCGTGGATGACCTGTATAATTTCAGAGATTGCTATTTCGAGACTCACAGTGTGGAGGAAGCCGGGAGGAAACAAAGCGATGTCGCGCAGGAGATCGAAAAGACACTCAAGAAGCTGGAAGAGAAAGAAGGTGAGCGCTACGTTCACACATCAGCGCTACAGTTTTTAATATACAGAATATAATCGACACTTACtgtatctctgcgattacaatATCCCGCAGATCTCTTCAGACACAAAGCAGAGTTTCTGCTGCAGAAGGGCAGGTGTCTCAACGTGGCTCCGGACTTCAGTGCCGTAGCAGAAGAGTGCCTTTCACGCGCCGTGAAGCTGGAGCCCGGCCTGGTGGAGGGCTGGAACACGCTGGGGGAGCAGTACTGGAAAAAAGGAGACCTGACTGGTGCCAAGAACTGCTTCACTGGAGCCTTGCAACAGGTACAgtaaggacagagagagagggagatgttgTTAACTCAGGGAAGCACGCTAAGTTTCACGTATAAACTCACCTTGTCCTGTGCCTCATCTTCCACCTCTGTAGAGCAAGAACAAAGTGTCTCTACGCaacctgtccatggtgctgagaCAGCTGCCGACAGCGGACAGCAACGCACAAGGCAAGCAGGTGCTGGAGAGTGTGGACATGGCCCGGCAAGCTATCCAGCTGGACGTTGCAGACGGAACGTCCTGGTGTGAGTAGGGCGTCTGGGTACTTaaagagcagagaagaagagttaGAGGAAATTATGTGCAATTCTAAaattgtattttctgttttgtttttacagataTCCTGGGAAATGCCTATGTATCCCTGTTTTTCAGCTGTGGACAGAATCCACAGTTGTCTCAACAAGCTCTAAGTGCCTACGCACAGTCTGTGAGTCCTGAGCTTTGAGCATGTTCATTCTGATCTATCCACACGACCTTCACTAATGTTTCACCCctctttttttacatttgtagGAGAAAGTGGACAGGACCGCCTCTTGTTACCCGGAGCTGCATTTCAACCGAGCCACTCTGTTCCAGTATGAGGAGATGTACGGGTCTGCGCTGGGCGGCTACAGCCGAGCCGCGGCGCTCGACCCCGGTTGGGAGGAGCCTCCggagagagagaagcagctgTTGGAGTATCTGGGGAAAGTCAAAGAACTCATAGAGAACAAGGTAGGGAGGAAAATGGCAAACACAAGTTCCTAGAGCTGCAGGTGACgactttaaatgtcttgttttgtcagatCAGCAGTTCAAAACCTAAAGATATTTAAGCTACGTTCACACTGTACAATGAAATGAAAGAAGCTGAAGGACATTACATTAttaggaaaaataaatatatgccATATTTACACCGTAACTTGTTTAACTGAGAGAAAGATGTCCTCAGAAGTATCTGTCAGCTTTGAGTCTGTTGGCTTACATTGACACATTGTGATCAAGCTGACAAAAAGATTTCATTTTCACCACAAGGTGGCAGCAAAGCACATCCATATCTCCTGTTTTGCTCCTAACCTTCAGTCTCTCCATCTCCTCAGGGGAAGGTGAAGGCGCGCCGATTGAGGACGATGCTCTCTAACCTCAGCACGTCATCCTTGGGTCCCTGCTCCTCCCCTCAGTTCCGTTCCCCGACAGGCCGCGTCGGCAGCCTGGAGCCTCGAACTCTGTCCTCCCTCACACACGGTCACAACGCCGGGGTGGCCGCCCTGGGAAAGGTGGTGTTCAGCCTGGCCTCTGAGGGTCGCATGGCCTTGTGAGTACAGCATAAAATCTCACGTGTCCACTCGCTGCTTCCTTCAGTACTGGCAAGTTCTGCACTCTCGTAGCGATGCTGTAAAATCTTgctctcttcttcctccagcACGTTTGGCATGGTGGACAGCGAGGAGACGTGTATAGTGGTGATGGTGTACAACACAGCGGACAGCTGGGGCGTCTTGATAGGAGACACTGTAGTCATTCCCGAGCCTCAGGTCAAACGAAATAGTATAACGCATAAAGATCAGGTCAGTGTTTGTTCATGTGTGCAGTTCGAAATGTACAAAATAATGTCTCTCTACATGGTCTGACTGACGTTTCCTCTCTCTGGCAGTCGTTTGACTTCAGGAGTATACGAGTAgactctcctctgctcctcatcGTCAACGGCAAGAAACAAAACATCCAAAGTCAGATTGCTGTCTCAGTCAGCTACAAGCCGCAGAGCGAATGAGCTGAACAAGCGAGAGGAAGTGCAGCAACAGGACCAAGTCTTTCTGGGTTTTTAAGAAGCGTTTGAAAATATGGATGTGTGACGTTTCCAAAGTTTGTGCCTGTTTTATGATTTGTTTTGTACATAGAGGTCACCTTGTTACTTTGTCTTTAGATAGACtctttgtttatatttataaataattctttttttgtattctgTTGTTGCAGAGACAACACGGAcctctttttttgtaaatgaacGAACTTGTGATGACAACAATGTGATGTCAGAATTGTGACTTAAGTTTACCCCGAAATATAAAATCCTTTCATCCTAAACGCTGTTTGAGTGGTGTCTAAAAACAGTAGATCGCAAAGTAGGGTCACAGGGCCACCACGTGTCCCCAAAACTGTTGTttgaaatgcatgaaaaaaatccaCACATTGTTATTTGGctcctgttattataaatgcaacatttcggTCAGATAGACGTCATCAGTCATTAACGAGGCTACTTTTCCACTCTTTACTTTGGTGGCAGAAATAGTCTGGTGTAACTTTAAAGTGTTTCATGTGACATATTTGTCATCATCAAACTAAATAGTAAAAAATACTCCATACTAAGGTCACATATAGCCCAGTGATACCTACACGTAATTTAAGTTTCGGCCGACAATGAATTTTCGGATagtattttcagtgtttctacatTTTCCGTTATACGAGTATCGTTTACGTCCCAcgccactgacattttactgtctcgcAGTCAAAGACACTTCGGTATCTCAATTTCTATGAAGTAGCCTGCTTCTTAATTCCCGCTCGTAATTACACACCTGCCTCTTTCACTTGAACGTGCTCGAgactggataggaaaacccagagctgactgaactagttgataaccagctttgtagtaccggTTATCCAGACGGCCAATGTTAGTGAGTGGTTAGTCAAGCCAGATAAcgaaaagatatcctgggtaagttgaatTGGCTTTGAAGTACAGGCCTCTGTCcaccatgttggaaacagtcaaGCCAGAAATGAAGCACCGCCCACCGGCCAGACCAAACATTCTcactttacagctaaacagtacactaaaatacattAATGAGAACATTTggggtgagaaataggcaatgcagtgacagaatcttaattcatatttgatcagcactgctagTTTGACACAAgcagtagccctttttaaataggaattggtGCGAATTtgcagtcttctttcagcattggcagtatagaaacaaaatcggggagtgcggcaaaatgccgcctgcctacttttgtttatacagaatgcgccttttggggcaatggggggtgtgagcaagtaacaaaacgtatagctcagcgtgtgacataaacagtgacgtgggagggaagccacagctggtcagtccttcagcgattctctcgtaagtcggcccgttcttcaccgtccccgtcatttgaTGGTTAATGacctcttcgtttgtgaggacaaggagggcgcgcaattccttgtctccccagttgctcatctttacagtgtgtcaggtttgcgtttccctctcgctactagctgctcattcctgctatcagctgtttcctgtttatccaccgccagtggctcgcacgtgtgccgtcatcaacagctcctcccacaagtcatcaacagcccctcctgaagtggaagggcgcctcgttctttttaaaccaaaaaggttccgccaatatgtctaccctacgaggcggaaaattgggcaccttggatcaactcgccaatccagctctgtgtgtctaaacgctcgcagcttgccagcaaaacggcccaatattcaccaaaaatctggcagtgtaaaaggggctagcgatcgacagctgcgttagagacgcCTCGGCTCTCATTAGTTGTTTTTGGTGTGCTGCGGTAGATACTGGCAAACGCCATCAGAGGCAGTAGGAAAAGGAGGGACGTGTgtttttcacagactatctgtctcataCTTCTTTCAGGAAATAtgacagttattttcataagttaccaactgtagctgtATTTTAATTCCTTAAACATGTTTGTCTTTGACGAGATGCTTTTActataaattaatttaaatccGACACAATCTACATGAACAGAAGACTGTGAAGCAATGCTCTTTGGAAACAGAGTTTATACTGTATTTACATTGTCTTTTCAAGTACTTCGAGAAACCAGCACTAAAATATAACAACTGGATTTCGCTCCTAGTTTGACTCCAATATTTGTTACTATTGGACAAAAAGAgttaatattatattaatacaCTCAGGGTGAACACCACCAACTATATAAATACTAAAACATCAGAACACTGTTAACATATATAAACGTAGTGCTACAGTCGCTATGAAACCTGTTGCCGTCTCAGTGCTTCTTGATGAAGGGCCGGCCTCTTTCCCTGGCAGGGGAGCTGAACTGGAAGAAGGTCTTGGCTCCGTCAGGCTCCAGGCAGGAGAAGAACCTGCTGTCCCCGTCAGGGCCCAGGGAGAGGAACTGAGGGCTCCTCTGGGGAGTCGCCTGCCGAGCTGCCCCTGGGGGTTGACGGATGTCTCTCATTGTTACACTGAGTGAAATTCCCTTACATAGACAATCAGCTCATTACTCCTACTGTTCTCTCTTAATGACTCTTGACAGAACACCTACAGCTTTGTCTCCCTTTGTGCCACTTAGCATGATTCTCTCTCTGCTTCCTTCCTTTTCTCATTAATCAGTGCGACGTGACAAAGCGTTAAAGTTGATTCCTTTTGCTgccaaatat harbors:
- the ttc5 gene encoding tetratricopeptide repeat protein 5 codes for the protein MAEDEKSGESVKEKDELQILKELVDDLYNFRDCYFETHSVEEAGRKQSDVAQEIEKTLKKLEEKEDLFRHKAEFLLQKGRCLNVAPDFSAVAEECLSRAVKLEPGLVEGWNTLGEQYWKKGDLTGAKNCFTGALQQSKNKVSLRNLSMVLRQLPTADSNAQGKQVLESVDMARQAIQLDVADGTSWYILGNAYVSLFFSCGQNPQLSQQALSAYAQSEKVDRTASCYPELHFNRATLFQYEEMYGSALGGYSRAAALDPGWEEPPEREKQLLEYLGKVKELIENKGKVKARRLRTMLSNLSTSSLGPCSSPQFRSPTGRVGSLEPRTLSSLTHGHNAGVAALGKVVFSLASEGRMAFTFGMVDSEETCIVVMVYNTADSWGVLIGDTVVIPEPQVKRNSITHKDQSFDFRSIRVDSPLLLIVNGKKQNIQSQIAVSVSYKPQSE